atatcttttgatacaagaaaaatataagaaatacaatttaataaccGAAGTCGCTAATTCTCCGATGTCCGAGCGCGaacaaaacgtttatttattagCTCTTAGGCTTATTTGTTTCTGCCTTACTGACTGACTTACCTTTTAGGGCTATCATAAGGTCTTTGATGTCGTCGCTCCACTCTACGTTAAGGGCCGTGTGAACCGCGGGCCAGTTACGCTGCCACATGTATTGCCCTACCGTCCACACTCGTCCGAGCTCCTCGTGGGCGGTCTTCACGTCCGCGGGAATTCGCTTCCAAAGGTACTTTGCGTTGCACCTACGATTACCAATCATTCATTCAAGCGAACAATTATCGATAAGGAGAACCGCACTGTCGAACTCGATGCACCATGAAAAAATAAGGATCGACCGTGAGTGAATCGTCGTCTTGATTTGATTTggtgaaaatgttttatgcgACGTTTGTACTTAAAATGTTCATCATTGAGATTAGAGCTTAGAGAGACTCTCAAAGTATCTTTAAGTCAAGTTGAtcgaataattatacaaaaccGAGCGCAACGCGAAAGAATAGGAATAACTCGATTGTAGGTAAAACTACTCAATCTCAAGAAACCTTCGAAAATAATAGGAGAAATCCGTTTGTGTGGCAAAATAAAAGGGAAATCTGTTCATGTAGCaacaaatgaaatataaagaaaaaaattttatcatttttaatagagattgagtatttttaaatttgataaagaaAGCTGAAATACCTAAACATACaccaggaaataaaaaatatttatattgtagaggaatttatttactttagcGATTATTGCATGATTAAATACACttgtagttaaaaaaaatttagtattatcATAAACTATTCATTAAAgacaaatcttttttctttcaaattcataaattcaatacaattatttaaatattattatataataatataaatctaacAGGGAAGACTAAGGAAGACTAGGCTTAAAAATAACAAGAGTAAGTTGTaacacttatataaaaaaaaatattatgaaagatataaaagCGTAAGAAAAAGAAGTTTGTAATAGCCTACATCttgttcaacatttttttataggtGTTACAACTTATCCCTGTTACTTTTAACTTCAGTCTCCCCTATTACTCTCTTGAAGAAAATATCATGTCTCGTGTATTAATAACAACATAAATCAATACAATTGatcttataaatttgttaatatatccACCCaacataaattctaaaatatgcTTGCTGCGTACTTAGCTATTTTTTATAGTCTTTGTTAAACTATAACATCGATATTCAATAAAAGTTACACATATAAATCGCTACACAtagaaaaatgtcattttactGCTAAGAAAAGCTCAATTTAGTCTTTTTTAACGAttgactttaaaaaaatttcgttgataatagtcttaaaatatattcatcgCAAGTTTATCGAAAAACTCACTTGTCATGTGTATTcaagaaaagtatttatattctatcgaaaaaattataaaattttatcaaagaaaaacagaataaaacaaattttggctttaacttaatattcttaaaacattaactTTACTtaacacataataaaaaaagctatCTTAGCTCAATTATGGATATCTCGCATCTGTGATCACCTATTATCTTTTCTTCTAATTAAAATGGTTcaaaaatctctaaaaatttataaactttcaaatttttagaactaacatttatatttaattttgacaaaaaataaaatgtaatagaaaatttaattattgaaaattaatcacaaattaaagaaaagagtttatttataaaacgtgtaacttcttataataaatacatattaaaaaatgactcCAAGGTTCCCTAATTTAGGTatgaaagtttgaaaaaaaaagaaactccaaatttttcaaaaagtaagaTTATTCAGACAATAAAAATGACTGtcaataagatataaataaaaaaaattgaattttgcaagaagttttttttttggatgcaaaaataatatttttctcaagaGGCTTAAAATTGTCttacttaatatttagtaCATCAACTTGTCAAAATATCTATttgaagaataataatataacaatctTAATAAGAAGTCAATTAAATGGCAAACAATGAAAGATTTTCTACTCACAGATCATTCTGATGAAGATAGATAGCCAGCAGTCGCATATAAACTTTTGCAGGTGTATATTTCGAAGAATTAATACCCTGAAACAATAGAACATAagtaaatgattaaaaatcttatattttacttgatacataaaaagaacaaatgAATTAATGACGAATGTAGATGATGCATTAACACACACCGCTGCATACAGATAGACTTAAAATCACTTCTTGATTTTTTCGAGGCCAGCTGAGAAGTCAGCCTACCTgtcgaataaaatttacaatccCTTTTTGCTTTACAGACAGTGGTTAATGAATTTGTATCTTCTGTCACTTAAGAGGATTGAAGAAAAGCATAGTTCCCTCATTAAGAAGATTAAGaaagtttcaaataattcTTTCAAGCAATTCTTCGGAAGGTATCAAATTCTTGCCAATGACATACATCGTTCAATAGGATTAGATGTAAATCAAAAAATCCTCAATAACAACATAACCTACAAAATAGGTGCTCGTATGTGTTTGGGACTCACCTCTAGTTCGGTTATCTCTAACTCGTTCTCAATCTGTTAAGCTCAAATGTGCTGGACACCATGATgatgatttttattaactattcgacacaaaattttaaaatacactgACATAGGGACCGCAAGAGCGGCACACGAAACGCGATGACGCGACGGACGCGAACAGCTGAGTTCTCACTTaatgtctctctctctataaaagaattgtgcAATCTAATGTTGGTAACTTTCCTAATGTTGATAAATGTAGAGTCACTGGACGCTCATCGAATGAGAAcaattattaatctatataatatctataataataacgatTGAAAAGTGAATGTAGctaataacaatatgtaaGATTGTTGACATTGTTTTAATTGCGCTATTCTTGTAGCTCCAGAGCTCAACGTGCGCGGATTGAAACATTAATGGGATAGCAGGCGCCATCTCTTACACGATACAACAAATCATAATTACGTCTACATgaattatattacacataataataaaattttgaacatatacatatatttatattttattttgtactattTAACCGTAAACATTACTTCACAAATAACTGTTTTAAATGCAAGATTaacataatacttttttaaattattaaattaaataaattacataaaaataaagtaaaagttattatggttatattaaatatactttctCCTACAAACACTCGATGTTCCGTTTTTATTGAAAAGGTTACCCAGCAAGTACTTATATTATCTatctgtatttaatttatttagaaagaaagagaaagatagacacatattttatttgatagataagtttaccaaaaagttggaacaaccggacTGTCTGGACTCTAAATTTTCAAAGCACTCTTCAAAAACGTTCAGACAGTGCATAGTCGAGAAGTAAAGTATAGATTACAATAGATTATATAGACAAAGCATACTGAAGGATtcattacacaggcacacaaaaaaagaaaagtgatCTGTTACTGGGACCTCATTGGTCAATCTCTATGTATTTTGATGTGCTGAACACGAATTCGGTGGCAGAATTGCTCCATTActcacctttttttttttaaataaaagaaatggcttaaaaaaactttgaaaatcgTAATAATTTTGCTGCACGCAGAAAATGGTGAGTGATAGTGCAATTCTGACATCGGAAGATcactcttctttttttgtgtgcctgtgttattctTTGTTTGTCTGATCCACCTCGATCACTTATAATTTAGCATGGAAGAAAACTACAAAATTGTTGACATTACCTACTATTTAGAATTGAGATATCATAAGACGTCGACTACGCAGTTCAATGTCCACGTTTTATCGACAACAAGCTAAATCGTAACATTCGTAaccgctctttctctctttgtatCAGTGCGTTCCAAAACTCATCGAAAGAAAGATACGCAACATTTCGCGAGGGTACACTGTACCGCCCTGCCTCTCCCTGCCTCTTCTCCATATCGTCCCCTGTCATTCTCTTTATTGTGGCAATGTATAGTAGAAAAGCAACATCCTGCTTCGGGACATCGTAGTTAGATGGCAAGGTAGTGAACGGCAATACTTTATTCGCACTGGCAAAGTATGAGTCGCGATGTAATTATCCTAAATATCCTTAAAGGTGCTAAGTGTCTTGGGTGAAAATGACAATGACATGGAAGCGGATTGAGGAATATTCGGGAGTAGGTGAGGAATAGTTTCGTTATAACGAGTCTGAATAACCTGTCACTGCGAAACCAACATCCTGGGAGGTGCCCCCCCGAGTTCAGATAAATTCTCGACGCATCGTCTGAACGGGCGGACGTGCGCGTTCTCCACTCCCTAATAGACTCACGTCCGGGTCGAATACCCAACTTTTCAGTTTATTTCATGCATGGACATTGCGCGCAATATTTGTGTAACAATATATTCGAGCGATGTAAATAAATTGGCTCGACAACATCGCGCGATATtcccttttttcttaaatttagttGATCGAAAGAAATTCTTGTTgctgaaaaataattcttttaattatgtcatattgtttttaatgatgAATATTTCATTGAAATGCATATTAGTTATCCGATAAGGAAAAACACTGTATACACGCCACATTTACGtttgcattttgtttttataaacttagCACAGAAGTTAACAATGTaatgaattttgaaatacaaattctacattttaagattaattttaaattatgatatagCATTAAGTGCATACAAATTCTCTGAAGATATATAActccaaaatttatataaagagaacaatattctacaataaattttgttgaaatattctttacacaatttaaaaaaattattagatgcCAAAATCAAGCATGagctttatattaaatagataaaattagatttttattaggACATTACAAACTCTTCAAAGAGTtatgattttaaaatcttaccaaaaaactaattagaatataaaaatcccagatatcttatatttatttttatattttatcactttatttATAGCTATCCATAATTTTGCACATCCAATCCCACATGCAATATGTCTAACAGTCGGAGAGGTTGTACAAATATCTGCAGAATGCACAGATTGGTATTATGGACGCAGCAAGTTGAAGGGTACATGTGGAATTTTTCCAAAGACTTACATACATATCCTACAGAAATCAACGATTACGGATAACTTAGTGCAAGAGATTACTAACGTCTTGAGAGAATGGGGCCATTATTGAAACATTTGTATGTGGTATGTATGGAGTTGCTTGTTACAAGCAATTTGCATtcacatttttgaaaattgagaGAGTATATACTGTACTATATACTttgataatattgattaatctgttttgcttgttttttttacttgttttatttacattctttgttatttgagattaaattaatttttaatttattattattgcttattTGGCTGTTGACTTTTCTCATTTCttgataaatttgtatatgtaGACACATTCCGAGCACTTTCAAACGATGCAGCAGCAAATTCTGGATGCGATTGGATACAGAAGCAAAATTTTGAGTGGTACTTTGACGGTAGACGAGTTGAAGGATATGAAAAGATTGGCAACGGCGAAAATAGACACTGGAAATCAATTGCTTGGTTTGGATATGGTAGTTCGAGATGAACACGGAAACATTCTAAATCCCATGGAGACAAGTACTATTCAATTGTATTATCATCACGAGATTGCTGCAGAAAGGATAAGAAAGGCATGCAATGATACCGAAAAGAAGCCCTATAAACCACAAGTACCTGTATACTCGCATATCTTCTTCGTGAGTGTGAGAAACTTTGTATGTAAAATGGCAGAGGATGTGGAACTGCTGTTGACTTTGTACGATGGTAGAGAGATGAAAGCCATTACGGAAAATTACGTAGTTTCATGGAGCAAAGAGGGACTTGCAAGGGATATTGATCAATTGCACAATCTTAGAGTATTGTTCACGGATCTTGGTTCTAGAGATTTGATGAGGGACAAAGTCTATTTAGCCTGCTACGTAATTAGAATAGGCGGTATGGAAGCCAAAGAACCGGACCATCGTCGCTCGAGTGTAGCACAAGCGAATCAGACCAGGACCAAGAGCACAGAGAGTATGAGGAGACCGTTTGGTGTAGCTGCAATggatattactttatttattactggCAAGCTTGAAGGTGATGTTGAGCAACATCATTTTATACCTTTTGTACAGTAAGTACATACTTGGAATACTTTGACTTTATCCATGATTTGATAGTACGACGTTCACGATTGAAGCAAACATTAAAAGAGAGCGTTATGATGgctcttacaaaattacggTAGAACCTTTTTTGTTGGTTTCTTGTCTTTGTTTCAGATGTTGTGAGAAAGACAGTCTTGATGGCACATTACGTAGAATTATTGCGCAAAAAGAAGCAAATATACAGAAACATGTCAATggtaatattactaatatcaCAGGTGGACAAGGATTATGGACtagtttaaaattgttaagagGTGATCCAAAACAGGTGAGTggagtaaaattatttcgataaaaataaatattttctacaataattttgattatttatggAAAGGTACGTGATGAAAATCCACATCTAGTACTCGGTAATGTTGCTATTGCGCGTAAATGGGATTCCCAGAAGTTATTTTACCGGGTGATGTACGTAACGATTTGTACCTAACTTTAATTAGTGGTGAATTTAGCAAGGGCTCCAAATCCACGGACAAAATGTAGAAGTAACGGTTGGTAGAagtataagttttaaaaaattgcattccgcatattcttataatgtagtgcatatgtatatgtgttcATAACTTTTAATAGGTGAAAGTATGTAATGAACATGGTGTAGCAATCCCCGGAGTTATGACATTAGGTGGAGGTGCATCACCAATTGACGAGTACCATAgcgttatttattatcatgAAGACAAGCCTAGATGGTGCGAAACATTTAAGATTGCCATACCTATAGAAGAATTTAAACTTGCCCACTTAAAATTTACGTTTAAGCATCGCAGTTCTAATGAAGCGAAAGATAAGTCTGAAAAGCCATTTGCTTTAAGTTACGTTCGATTAATGCAACGCAATGGAACGACTCTACAAGATATACAGCATGAATTGTTAGTTTACAAATTAGAACAGAAGAAATATGAGGAGAATGATATatcttatttcaaattacCATCAACGCGTGGAGAACtggtatatttatttatttaatgaaaccatacgaaaaatttaatatcttttaatgtgttttattttacttcctctttatttttacatgtgtgtgtgtgtgtgtgttttaggCTGAATTAAATATGGAAAAGAAGCCAAGTTTAGGATCATTAACATTAAGCAGTAAGGATAGCTTCTTGATAGCGACCAATATTTGCTCAACTAAATTAACCCAAAATGTAGACTTATTAGGTTTGCTTAATTGGGCATCACACAATACCGACTTAAAAGAATCTTTAACTGCTTTAATGA
This is a stretch of genomic DNA from Monomorium pharaonis isolate MP-MQ-018 unplaced genomic scaffold, ASM1337386v2 scaffold_347, whole genome shotgun sequence. It encodes these proteins:
- the LOC118648276 gene encoding LOW QUALITY PROTEIN: COP9 signalosome complex subunit 8-like (The sequence of the model RefSeq protein was modified relative to this genomic sequence to represent the inferred CDS: inserted 2 bases in 2 codons); translated protein: MHCLNVFEECFENLESRQSGCSNFLIENELEITELEGINSSKYTPAKVYMRLLAIYLHQNDLCNAKYLWKRIPADVKTAHEELGRVWTVGQYMWQRNWPAVHTALNVEWSDDIKDLMIALKDNVRERLMRLISKAYSSLNLSTMATMSGMSLDEARQAAIDRGWNVDGTIVQPCKQIDEXQYNQSDKIXLTEEQLQKLTQFVSFLEN